In Arthrobacter methylotrophus, a single genomic region encodes these proteins:
- a CDS encoding YdeI/OmpD-associated family protein, whose protein sequence is MWQPLHAGGAHPSRKLDGAYRVKDAALPADLKAALDANPAALAYFEAMKKQERFQVIFRITNIKTPAIRAARIQDVVEKPPAARATTSRHLARRQPHEKSWPDASP, encoded by the coding sequence GTGTGGCAGCCATTGCACGCCGGTGGGGCGCATCCATCACGGAAGTTGGACGGCGCCTACCGGGTCAAGGACGCGGCTCTGCCAGCCGACCTCAAGGCCGCGCTCGACGCGAACCCGGCTGCGCTCGCCTACTTCGAGGCGATGAAGAAGCAGGAGCGCTTCCAGGTCATCTTCCGCATCACGAACATCAAGACTCCCGCGATCCGCGCCGCGCGCATCCAGGACGTCGTCGAGAAGCCGCCCGCGGCGAGAGCCACTACAAGTAGGCACCTCGCGCGGCGCCAACCCCACGAGAAAAGCTGGCCAGATGCATCCCCCTGA